The following proteins are co-located in the Desulfatitalea tepidiphila genome:
- the sixA gene encoding phosphohistidine phosphatase SixA has protein sequence MALYLVQHGKSLSKEIDPGKGLSEEGIAEVQRIAQVAAGYGCKVTQIRHSGKKRARQTADIFASHLNPQHGVTDIDGLNPLDDVAAFAANLPVEDNLMLVGHLPFMERLTAYLIIGVIEPAVFKFQNGGIVCLDRHPDSGKWIIKWALMPNIG, from the coding sequence ATGGCACTCTACCTGGTCCAACACGGAAAGAGCCTTTCCAAAGAAATCGACCCGGGGAAAGGGCTCTCCGAAGAGGGGATCGCCGAGGTTCAACGGATTGCCCAGGTGGCGGCCGGCTATGGTTGCAAGGTGACCCAGATCCGCCACAGCGGCAAAAAGCGCGCCCGACAGACCGCGGATATCTTCGCGTCCCACCTGAATCCCCAACATGGCGTCACCGACATCGACGGGCTCAATCCATTGGATGACGTGGCCGCTTTCGCAGCGAACCTGCCGGTCGAAGACAATCTCATGCTGGTCGGGCATCTGCCTTTTATGGAACGACTGACCGCCTATCTGATCATCGGGGTCATCGAGCCGGCAGTGTTCAAATTTCAAAATGGCGGCATCGTCTGCCTCGACCGGCATCCGGACTCCGGAAAGTGGATCATCAAGTGGGCGCTCATGCCGAATATCGGTTGA
- a CDS encoding zinc ribbon domain-containing protein, producing the protein MFFFIAGVQPRKRTIDATPRRCPRCGLNQAAVQRVDHYFSLFFVPLVPVKRGEPFLYCRHCNSVVGDGRGVEFSQISPNEKPPACRRCGRPLDPDFAYCPYCGERR; encoded by the coding sequence ATGTTTTTCTTTATCGCCGGCGTGCAGCCCAGAAAAAGGACCATCGACGCCACTCCGCGGCGCTGCCCGCGATGCGGGCTGAATCAGGCCGCCGTCCAACGGGTGGATCACTACTTCAGCCTCTTCTTCGTGCCCCTGGTCCCCGTCAAAAGAGGCGAGCCGTTCTTGTATTGTCGACACTGCAATTCTGTGGTGGGAGATGGCCGGGGCGTTGAATTTTCCCAGATATCGCCTAATGAAAAGCCGCCCGCCTGCCGGCGATGCGGGCGGCCTCTGGATCCAGACTTCGCCTACTGCCCGTACTGCGGTGAGCGCCGGTGA